One window of Vitis riparia cultivar Riparia Gloire de Montpellier isolate 1030 chromosome 5, EGFV_Vit.rip_1.0, whole genome shotgun sequence genomic DNA carries:
- the LOC117914689 gene encoding protein PROTON GRADIENT REGULATION 5, chloroplastic: MATSVCATGFKGGLCTSSFHGSWGTSMAGEDYAALARSVRTNVPVGKPVRLRPMMKNVNEGKGLFAPIVVVTRNIIGKKTFNQLRGKAIALHSQVITEFCKSIGADAKQRQGLIRLAKKNGERLGFLA; the protein is encoded by the exons ATGGCTACATCGGTTTGTGCAACTGGGTTTAAAGGGGGTTTGTGTACTTCTTCCTTCCATGGAAGCTGGGGAACTTCCATGGCGGGTGAAGACTATGCGGCGCTAGCCAGGTCGGTCCGGACCAATGTTCCAGTGGGAAAGCCGGTGAGACTCAGGCCCATGATGAAGAATGTAAACGAAGGAAAGGGTCTTTTTGCTCCAATTGTTGTCGTCACGCGTAATATAATTGGAAAGAAGACCTTCAATCAGCTTAGGGGCAAAGCAATTGCTCTACACTCACAG GTGATCACGGAATTCTGCAAATCCATAGGGGCGGACGCGAAGCAGAGACAAGGATTGATTCGACTGGCAAAGAAGAACGGAGAGAGACTTGGCTTCCTTGCATGA